A single window of Flavipsychrobacter sp. DNA harbors:
- a CDS encoding ferritin codes for MLEKSIQEALNKQVAMEAESSQAYLAMASWAEIQPGLDGVTEFFYQQADEERVHMLKLIRYINERGGFAIVPALAQPIITFKSLNNVFKEFLNHEVKVSESINALVGLALTEKDFATHNFLQWYVSEQIEEERLARTLNDKLELVGDEKSGIYLFDRDIMQHRSTVNKGG; via the coding sequence ATGTTAGAAAAATCAATACAAGAAGCATTGAATAAACAAGTAGCTATGGAAGCCGAGTCTTCACAGGCTTATTTGGCAATGGCCTCTTGGGCAGAAATACAGCCAGGGCTAGATGGAGTTACGGAGTTTTTTTATCAACAGGCCGATGAAGAAAGAGTTCATATGTTGAAGCTTATAAGATATATTAACGAGCGTGGAGGTTTTGCAATAGTGCCTGCACTGGCGCAGCCGATCATCACGTTTAAATCACTTAATAATGTCTTTAAGGAGTTTTTAAATCATGAAGTGAAAGTGTCTGAAAGTATAAATGCTCTTGTGGGTCTTGCGTTAACTGAAAAGGATTTTGCTACCCATAATTTCCTACAATGGTATGTTTCAGAACAAATAGAAGAGGAACGCTTGGCTAGAACCTTGAATGATAAGTTGGAACTAGTAGGTGATGAGAAGAGTGGTATTTATTTGTTTGATAGAGATATCATGCAACATAGGTCTACTGTTAACAAAGGGGGCTAA
- a CDS encoding redoxin family protein, producing the protein MKRIILASLAVLLTIGAFAQKKELPDTEIKDVKTNKKVAFNETVTSGKVTLVNFWATWCVPCKKEIKNVRKMLPEWQKEADFEYMTVSIDEARSAGLVRGYAKSQGWDFPYYIDTNSDLKRSLNFQTVPFTIIIDKNGKIAYSHQGYEEGAEHEVFKKIKELSK; encoded by the coding sequence ATGAAACGGATTATTCTAGCGAGTTTAGCAGTATTATTAACTATCGGAGCATTTGCTCAGAAGAAGGAACTGCCGGATACAGAAATAAAAGACGTAAAAACTAATAAGAAAGTAGCTTTTAATGAAACTGTTACCTCTGGTAAGGTTACATTAGTGAATTTCTGGGCTACATGGTGTGTGCCTTGTAAGAAAGAGATCAAAAATGTACGTAAAATGTTGCCTGAATGGCAAAAAGAAGCGGATTTTGAATATATGACTGTTTCGATCGATGAGGCTAGGTCTGCCGGTTTAGTAAGAGGTTATGCAAAGTCTCAAGGGTGGGATTTTCCTTATTACATTGATACAAATTCTGATTTGAAGCGTTCATTAAACTTTCAAACAGTACCTTTTACTATTATTATCGATAAGAATGGTAAGATAGCATATTCACATCAGGGATATGAAGAGGGTGCAGAACACGAAGTGTTCAAGAAAATAAAAGAATTAAGTAAATAA